cAAGCTCTCCCTTTTGACACTCCCAGCCTCTCCCAACCATGATTCCCGACACAGGTAACAAATACTACGGCAAGGGCATCAGCCACGCAGTCCCCAAACCCACCGCCAGCTCATTCACGACTCCTGATCCCGCCGAGATGACTTCCGCAGTAAGTCCTCAAACACACATTTGCCCTATCCATAGCCTCATCCACTAACCCAATACACCCATCAGTAgacctccccctcgaccCCCATCCCCGACCCGTTCCCCGATCCCCCCGCCGACCACCTCGACTCAGTCATCGAAAtcagcgacgacgacgaagtaagtcccctccctccttcctaACACTAACACCCCCGGTACCAATCACTAACCACTGTTCGCCCACAGGCCGAGATTCACCCCCCTGCTTCTCCCACCAAGAACCGCGCCCCTCACACCAAGACCTCTCTTCATGATCTTCGTGGTCGTTCTCGTCCGCGCGATCCCTCCAAGAAGCACTCTTCGTTCGCTGATCCCCCTCCTTTCTCTGTGGGCCCTCTCCCGTCAACACCCCCCAGAGTCCCCGCCTACATCAGAGCCGAGCAAGCCAAGAAGCATCTCGTCTCCGTCCTCCTGGAGGACGCCACAGATGAGCTTTGGAGACTCAGCAACACCGTCTCCACTGCGAGATCGACTGCCAGACAGGGTGAACACGAAAAGGTGGACAAGCTGCTCTATGACCTGTCCTCCCAGGCTTCGAGGTTAAAGCTCAAGTTGAAGGAGGTAGTAGAGACCCACAATCGACGCTGAGGGAGAgcttgtggtggaggatatAGGTATTCTTTGTGTTGGTTCCATTCTTTGAGAAAGTAGATAGGAAGCTGGGGTAGAGGCCTGAGGAAATCAACACAGGAGAATTGGTAGATACCTTTACCATTGCTACGTGCTCAGACTCATTGAATGTTCCATGGAACTGTACTTGTCAATCTCAGAAGGTACATTTGTAGTCAACGACACCATTCTCTAGAGATGTAACGTTTGAAAAGGTCTCCTATCTTTCTGCAATGAACCTTCATCTTTTTCACTCTTGAAAACATAACACAATTCAAAGCAAAAAAATACCGCAAACCAAAAGAAATGAGCACCACAGAAAGAGTTGGTATCAACGGTTCAAGTCGCATGTAGCATTTGGGTATCTCTAAAACCAGCACTTCCATAGCCCCAGTCCATCCCGGCTTGCCTCAAATGCCTGTAAAAACAACTTCGACCTAATTTGCCAGCGATCCTGCCCAACTCCACCCTCGAAAACTCCAACCCTCATGCCAGTCCAACAAAGAAAAACCAACCAAATCATGCAGATGTCTTTTGAAATACCAATGGTCAGTcaaacctcatcatcattcagCATGCGAACAAACTAATCAGAGATGTCAGTTGAGGCATATTtgtgaaaagaaaacagagaGGGTACTTACAGCTTACTGGTCGACCTGGCCGCTCAAGAACATGGCCAGGAGCATTTtcagctccttgacctcgcTCAAGGCGCTCTTTCATGACTCACAGCCATGCTTGTGGGCCTTCTCCGACTTGTCCTGCCGAACAGCGAGACTCATCATGCCAGCCGTCAGGGCATCATGGTGGCCCTCGGCAGCCCCGTTCCGGTCGCAAGCGGACGAAAAGTCTATCCTGTCGCTATCGCCAGTAAAGACCAAATTCCTCAAGCTTTTCCTCTACCTTCTCAACACCGTCCCGCAATAACTTCGCCAACACGGAGGCCATGTCCTTCTCAGTCTTCAGTTCTTCCACGTCTCCCTGTTGCTCCAGACGCAGGAGTCCCAAGTCATTGACGAACGTGGAGTAGTTCGTGTGAGCTTGAGATTTCCTCCATCTTCTGCCCCATCAGAGACAGGCCAGCCCCAATAGCAAAGGTTTTCATGCCTATGGTGTTCTGGGGGTCCAGAACAGCATCGCACACGCGGTCGACATTGTAAACCATGTATAACTGGTACTTCTTGATCAACTCGGGGGAAGGTTTGCCGCCGATATCCAGAGTGTTGGACACAAGCTCGAGAACATCCTCGGCGCTGTCGGAAGAGGCATCATTGTGATCGGGATGATCGGCGGAGAGGGACTCGGCGGCAAAGGGGCGAGTGGATTCGGCACACTAACTGATGTTAGATGTGTAAAGAACATGAAAAAATACGGAACATTGCATACCTTGTCTTGGGTGTCAACGGACATCGTACCGTCCTCGGCAGGGTTTTTCGCGGCGCTGTCGGCAGCGGCGTCGGAGGAAGCACCCTAAGTCCAGTCAGCAAGGCACAGAAAAAAAACGTTGAGTAAGTCGACCACCAGAAATGCCTCAAGTTCTTGATCACCGCGCCACATCAACCGGGACCCCATTCCACCACATGACCTTCGCAGGCCCAGGATATTATATTAGGGCTCCCTTCAAAACTCTCGCATACTGGTCCCTGCGCCCTCAGAGGTTCCGCTGGGGACCAACGAATGCTCGGTCAGTTACAGTGCCAAACGTGGTTGACCAAGTTAAAGAGGCGTATACACAAttgagcggtggtggttacCAACAACGAGACACACGAGAACATCAGACTCAGTATTGACCGGCGATCAAATCGAATCAAGGGATGAGTCTGACTATCAGTGTTGGCAGTCCCGTGCCAGATCCAAGTGCGGTGAGACGAaaacaagaggaggagcataTGTGTAGGAGAGGCAGTCTGGGGCTGGGCATACCGATGATGAAAGGTGTAGGGGGTCGGGTACTTACATTGTTGGCACCTATCAACGCCACCACAAACTGGTCGCGGCGTTCGTTATGTGTCATACATCAACGAACCAACCACCGTGAACACTGCCAACAACACCGTCGATACCACTGAAAagaggggtaactgcacgcTGTAAGCCAGCGgtcaaagtgaggcagacaatcACAGGCTTCGCGGTTATTAAGAAGATGATATTGGTCAACCTGAGATATTGAAGGACTTCGCAGCGGCCTGAGGCTACTGGGCACGGACCCCCTGACGATGGATAAATACGCGTCTTTGAGATCTGTTTGTATTCCtagaccttcttcttcctcatcacgctcttcgaggccattgaatattattagcctgaattgaaccatgagttccaagccctgatattacagcccttgtcacattATGGCCCTCACGCGCCATCTTCAAAAAGCTCGGGTTTTTTGGCGTCGCTTGCAAAAGCGGAGAAGATAGCGGTCGAGTCGCTTGAAAACCCCAAACAATTggtgtgacaagggctgtaGTGTCAGGGCTTGGAACAGTGGTTCAGTTCCGCTAATAATCTTCAGTGGCCTCAAAATCCTTGATGACCCCTTCTTCTGGCTGTCTAGCGAGCGGGTATCTTCTCTCTCATAAAGTGGTCCGCGGCACTAGCTGCTTAAGGCTGTCACCAAGGTGCCCATGGTGTCCGTGCATACCAATCTATCCTTTGTTCCGTTTGCCTCACTTCCTAACGACTGGCTCATAGCCTGCAGATACCCCTCACATCCAGTGGTGTTGGTAGTATTGTTGGTCATGGCCTCAGGTAGTTGGTCCTTTGCCGTGTGACAATTGGTGATCCAGTCGCTTGAAAACGTAGAGGAATTGGTGATGAAGTGACTTACAAACGGAATCGGAGCCGGCAGACGACAAAGTTGCAAAACCGAAACTGTGTTGCGAGGCGcacagagaagaagaagatgggagAGCAGTGGGAAGTTGGAAGGAATTAAATACCCAGGGAAAGCGGGGCACCTAAAGATTGCAGAATCAGCAAGGACCAGCAAAACTAAAGCGGTCAGCCTAACACCTTCCACCGGGAggttgctccttccctctAAAAGATGTATGACCAGACGATTTGGCGGAGGGCCTACGTTCTCAAGGAAGGAGCAACTTAACTCTGCAAATCAGACGACCAGAATCCAGGCACCTGGCCATTGAAGTTGCTCCTCGAAGGCTAGAGCATGACGCGTGATCTTGGAAGGGTACGGAATCCTGGAAGGCTACGGAATCTTTGGAGAGAAGCGGAACCTTTGGCAGGAGCACTGTGCCTGAGAAGAGAAGTCGGTGGAAGGGCCTCCAGATAAGCCGATAGTAACCTACCCTTTGGGAGGTATCCAACTTACGGCGCTCTTCTTCTGACCTTCCtcaaaacaagaaacaaCCAACTCCAATCTATCACATCGTCTCACCAACACTCACCTCGccatccacccacacccagAATGACCAGCAAGCACAAGACCGAGAAGAAGCGATAGGCGTGGAGggtgagaaaaaaaggcaCAACACAAAACAGAAAGGCTTGCCCCTCAGGTGCAACGGGGTGACAAGAAGCCTGTCCCCATTCCAGTATGAATAGCCAGCAAACTTTCATGTATGAGTACTTCTAACCTCAACGGACAACCCAGGAAGTCAAAGACGGAGCGCCGTCTCGATGCTTTTTCTTTGGAGACCGAACGCCAGAAAGCCGAGGTCGAACGACAGAGAGCCGAGATCCAACGCCAGAAAGCTGAGGTCAATTTGCTGAAAGTCAAGGTTCAGAGCTTGAGCAAGAAACAGCAATCCGACACGGCGACAATAATAAAGAGGATTGACAAGGGTGGATCGGCCTTCCAGAGCAGAATCAACAAGCTGTACCACACGATTCCGCGCCCGAAGGAACCAAGACCGTGGTAGAGAGACTGGAATGCTGGTGTATATCAATTTTTGGGACATGGCATGACTTTTTTGTCGGGTGGATGTCGAGAAAGTAGATTGTTTGTTGGTTCCTGAGGCACAGTTCAGGGGTAACCTACAAGATAACATCTATGTTGTCACGGTAACTCAAAAGGGGGTGCCAAGCCCATAACAATTTTCACTTCCAAAACCGTCAACCAGGGCCCCATGATGTTCATTGAGACCATCATCGACAAGTTGCCGACACATGATGGATCGATTTGAAGGCAATTTGTCACTTTCTATCTTCATGGCCGTCCACCTTCATCATGAATACTGCCAATAAATTGAGTTACCATTGGCCCAGACCGACCTTGCGTCTGTTTTCCCCATCCTGCATCAAGGCCCTTATTTGCCCAAAGATTGAACTCTATGGTTATTCCCTGGCTGATGGCCATGTGTGTGGTCCGCCATTAGCTCATTTCGCAAGCATCCCGAACTCCAGACGCTTTCATTCCTCTGGATAATACACAATTATATAGAATTAAAAAGGGTGCCCAAAGGCATCGCCAACGCCTAGCTTAGTGTGACGAGAGAGAGTCTCAGCCAGCCCTGTGCTGGAAGGGCACGATTGGTCCATTGATCTAACCCACTTATTTTGCCCTGCCTCAAGACTGCACACACATTTCTCTAGAATCGTATTCACTTGTTGATTAGCATTGTCACTCCTCCTGCTTGGGATCTCCCCCGCTTCCCACAAAAGAGACAATCAAGAGATATCCGAACAATACGTTCGCCCTCTGCTACTTTTCATCGACACGCGCAACACCAGGACTCCACAAGtaccccatcatcgtcacccCAATTCCTGTCCAGTCTTTACCGTCGTCATCTGCTGATTTCATCATCGCAGCTGAACCACTGACAGGCTTTTCCGGCAGGACTCAAACCCGAACTCAACTCTCATCCCATTCACCCAAGCGCCACGATGTCGCCCAAAGCTGCAACTGTAGGTTCCCGATACcacatcatcgtcgtcggtgTTCCCCTATTCTTTCCACAAACACAAGCAGATACAGGTCATTCGGACGAGGCGGTACTCTAGATACAGCACTGTGCATTTCTCTCCTGGTCGACTTGCTCAgctttgtttacttttgtTCACTTTTGCCAACGGGGCTTTTAGATTGCCGATGGTGATCCCTCGCCGACCCTCGATGTCAAcgacaaggccaagaccGCATGCAAGAaggatgaagaagctgaATGATTGAGAGACTTGATGAGAACACAGGACAATCTCATCAAGCGTTTGGAGTTGGAAAGCGTGGGGATCAACCCGCCTTGACTCGGAGGACACCGCATCCGACAACACCAATGACAGCCAGCTTTCGGCCACTTTTCCTGCTGCAACGAAGCATAACGCTGAGGCCCTTCCAGAGTTGGAGGCTGAGGCGACTGCCAGGCTGAACGCGGCGGAAAAggccttggcctccagcCAGCGAGCGTTCCACTCCCGACTTGCGGTCGGTTATGCCCGGTTGCAAAAGGTCCAAGCCATCAGCGAGAGCATCGCCCGCCTTCAGGACACGAAACGTCCACCAGCTGCGATTCGCTATCGTCTCAGGTTGTTGAGTTCATTGATGAGGAACTTCGGGATTATTCGAGCACCACGCAGCTCTGAATAGTTGTCTCCATGAGTATGAGGCATGTAGGGAACATCTGGCTGATGTTAGGGCCAGGGCCACAATGCTGCAGAATGCCGAATTCATGGCCTGGGGTCGTAGCTTGGGTTCATGAGGGGGTCATAGTATCCGAGGGTGTGGGTGGGCTGGAAGCTACCTACAGGCACGGTGTCAAGCAGCCTCGAGAACCTGAAGCAGTCAACCAAAGAACACATCCTCGACAGCCGTAGATGATCCACGGGGAAGCTGTGGATCGGGGATCCCTGCTGGCGATCCATGAGAAGATGGGATAGCCcaggaaaacaaaaaactACCCATCACATAAAAAGTTCAcccaacaaaccaaccagACCTGAATGACACGTCCAAACACTGTGAAAACATTACGTTATTGGTATCAACCAACCTTTCTATCTACCTATCCAAACCCCTTTCCCTCAAaaccctttccccctcccaatccatccatcatcactcagTCAATTCCCCATCTCATACcccccacaccccctccccggctcAGCAACCTCATACGCATAAACATCAACCGCGAAATAAATCAACGCATCACTATCAAACCCACTcctctcatcccccccctcggcCATGCCCAGGACCTCATCCCACCCATCAGCATAATGGTGCACCGCATCCTCGGTCACCTGAGGGACGTGAAAAGTCCGGTGAAGCAAATCGGTAGCCCAGAACAGGTTGGTGGCCCCCTCCTTGACGGTGTACCCCAACCCGCAGACCTGATCCAGCCACCTTCTCTTCCCCGGGGCAAAAGACAAGTCGCAGATGACGGTTTCTTGCGTAGCGTTGGAACCGCGCCAGTGGCCGGCCCAGCCTTCTTGGGTGGCGCAATTCCGGTCTGGGTCGTCGCAGCGGAAGAGCATTTTCCCTCTCGCGGCGGAGGCGACGCGGGAGAGGACCCCTAggggggcgatggtggtggagttgggcCCGAAGTACTTCTTGACAAAGGGGGATGACTGCCCGTGCTCGAGGAGATGATCGCGGGCGAcggaggcgagggtgacgGTCTCGTCAAAGGCGCGGGTGAgctggtgggagagggtggagtTGCAGCTCGAATGGATTGggaaggcgggggtggtggaggaggagccggtgttggagatgatggtggtggtggtggtggtgatctccTGGCGGCCCAAGGGGGAGGCTgagacggcggcggctgcggtgaggagggtgaggagagtgGAGGAGCgcattttgtttttggctgGATGcggggggatgggaagatgCCTGGGCGAGGAATGCTGGATGATGGCAGTGTGATCTTAGAATGGCACgcagaagggggggagggggggagggaggggggggtatTAATACTTGTGCCACTGGATTGGGACTCTGtgcattttcttttctttgaggGGCTGGATGTATGACAGCTGAGAACCTCGATGTCAATGTTGGTTCCTGAGAACCTTGATGTCTGGCAGGGTTGGGGATTCACCATGgggcaccttgatggccacgCCAAGACAACTCCACCACTTTTTTGATAGGGAGACTGGCCAATCACCATCAAACGAGCACCGTAATTGTGGTCAGAGATGCATAATAAAGGAACATCAAGTCCCGATTCTGCATTCCAGGTGGTATTGAGAAGGcgggttggtggggtggtgaacGGCATGGTGGTGACAAGCTTGGAATGCCCTCGGGTAACGCGCTGATCAAGGACCCGGGAACCTGGGAAAAAGTCTTTTCGTTTCTGTGAAGCATGAAATCCCACGTGAGGGGTTGCAACCTAGAAAGTCACGCAATGGGCCAGAGCTGGATGAGGCTATCCACCCATCTCAATCAAGAACAGTGTGTTCTGAAAGCCTTCCAGGACCTACACAGAGGAATCCAACGCCAGCTACTTATCCTTCAACATCAGTCATTAACAAGCACTCATCCACTCCacaaccaccctcaaccccctaGCCCCCCTCTTCGCCAACCCCGAAAGCCCAGAGACTGTGGTGGCAACATCCGACTCCTCCGTCTCATACAACGTCAGTTCCGGCCGATCCCCCGGTCCGAACATTGCAACCAGGAGATGTCTCATGAAGACATAAACCAGATGAATCCCCAAACATGTCCTGGACCCCCTACCCAAGCTTGCAAAATTCCTGTCCATTTCCGGCTTGTGATTCCCTGGTAACCACCGCTCTGGGCGGAAGGCGAGAGGATCAGGATAGACCTCAGGATCGGTGTTCAACATCCAGGCAGACATGCCCACTGGTGTACCGAAGGGGATAACCCAGTCTTTGTATACGATCGGGGCGACGAGGTTTCGTCTGGCTGACCCGCGCAGGGCTCCGAAGAAGAGGCTACATTTATGAGCTTAGCACTTTTCACAAGGTAAAGGGACAGTTGACTAAACTTACCGAAGTCCTTCCTTGACACAAGCCTTGAGATACTCTGCTTTGTTGAGCTTTATCCAAACCGGCGTCTCCTGCTTTGTCCATATCGGGTCCGAGAAGGTCATCCAATTCAGAGCGGAGCTTCTACTTGATGTCTGAATTGGCCAAGATATGATATGTAGTCACCATCATTACCCGTGGTATGTTGAAGATGGTCGCCATGAATATTGTGAGGAGCTCCGCGCAGACCCTCTCGGGAGTCCTTTCGTGTGGGGGTAGGTTGCTATTCAGAAGATGGGCAATGAGCTTGGTGTCGGGACTGAGAAGTTCGTCTGTCAATTCGTCGTCTGAGGTGGTGACAGTGGTCTTGGACGTCGAGATGCGCGCGGCACGGGAGGAGTCAAATTGCTTTTTAACGAGCTAGAGGGAGAAGAATGGTTAGCCATCATGGAGGAAGctgagggttggggatgacAACTCACCAAATACAAGCGATTATTCGTTGCCATCGCCGGGGCCAGCCGCAAGAGGAGAGTTGTGGGGATGGCGTTGATTAGACCCGTAACCCAGGAGAAATGATTCAACCAAGCCGAAACCCGAGCCACTGTTTGGAGGGCTGAGTAGCTGCAGAGGTCagcggtccagtcttgatctTGCCTGATGATGCAGAAGCCTACATTGAGCCCCGAAGTTGTAGTTCATCAGTCTCCGTCAAATCTACCGCATCATCAAAACTGACAGCGGCCATCGGATCAGCGGATACGACCGTAAACAGGTCTTCCATCTTGACCACCGAACCTGATCGGTTAAGCTTCTGGAGTCTCGATCGTATTCACTGTGAGATCTGCCAAATAATCGGCTCCATATTATCGGTGTTTCTTGAAGAGAAGAATGTCGCAAGAGGCTTTCGTCGCAGTTTGTGTAGCTCATGTGACTCGGTCAGAATGTGGGAGTTGTCAATCAAACGCAGCCCTTGCTGAGACCAGGCATATTTCTCGATACGATGCTTGACACCAGATGAGTAGATCTGAGAAAACAACACTGGGTCGCTGGCATGGAGCTCCAAGGGGTTGATCCTGATGATGGGGCCTACACGGAATGAAACTGACTTAGTCTATGTCCAGGCCGATGGGTTGGCAGAGCGATGTTACCATATTCTTCATGCAGCTTCTGTACCTTCAAGCAGAATTGGCCGTCTTTAATGATGTCGTAGTAAAACTCGTACCAACCCGTGAGTGCTGCAAGATTGGGGCCTGGAAAACGGGAAAGCGGGGAAAGGTAAAGTCGGGATAATGACACGCCACTGAGGTAAACCCCGAGGCAAGCTAGCACAACGACTGGTAGTGGCGGGGCTGCCTCCATCAAACCACTGAGTTGCTCCAGCATGGTTGACGCCGCTGAGAAGACGCTGATGATATGTTTGCCCGAGCACAAATAGACggaggagcaaaaggcaCAACATCCATCAGAGAGTAATTAATGGACTGTGGTCAGTTGACCTTTATACCTTCGCTTCTATCAGCAGCTGCATACAGTGATGATAAGTTTCTACCGCCAATCCAACCATCAAGATAGCGGTGTTTCACGAACCGGTATTCTGCAAGCCTTCCTAAGGACACTTCTAATTGGTTCATTTTCCCGACCAAAGTGCAGATTGCTGGTAAAGATCGGCGAGTGTCGGGAAAGGGACTTCAAGCTGATCTTATCGCCAGCCGTCTCCCCTGGGTTTCCAAAACTGGCCTCGCATCCAACGTGATCCCCGAAAGTCGCCTAGACAGACTGGAAGGAATCCCCCTCGTCAACGAGTTCGGTCCTTCTACGACGACTGGGTCGGTGCCATGGAGCAAACCGAACGTGACACCCGCGCCCTCGACCTTTTTGAACACTTTGCTTCTGGCCCTCTACAACCGTCAATGCTCTCCAACTTGGGAGCtgcatcaccacccatctACAAATATCCAGGCCGGATTGATAATGTAAGCTTTTAAGACTGATCGCCCGTGCGTGTCGTGGTGGTCAAATTTGGAACAAGTGGACTGAGCACCGGACGAACCGACAGCGGGATGTCGCCTTCAGTTTCAGTTAtgatcttcttcagccgAGCTTGTAGTGTTTCCTGCGCTCGTTATGGTTACTTTCAGCCCCTTTCGTGAGAATCTAGCCGAtgcttcttcccctttcAAATCCCAGCCCTTCTTGGCAATAAACAGAGTTCCGTTCCGGTGAACTGAATGTAGGTGAAGGTTTTGCAAACTTTATCAAGTTCCACTCGCACCTCTACTTAACACGAAAAGTGTGGGAAATGGCGGCGCCTTGCCACACAACTGGTGACTCAAGTGGCTGCCCAGTGCTCCAAACCTTTCTTTGCCCCTAGTAGAAAAAGGCTTGCTTCCCGCCTACTTAACATCGCACACTCACGCTTTGGACACAAAACAAGAGACCGCGATCAAATAGTAAGGCCTTCGAAGATAGTTCACGCACCTCTTAGCCATCTAGCAAGGCATATCAACCATCTTATtaaggccttcaaagatagttaaCACGCCTCTAAAACATCTACTAAGGCCTTTTGACTATCCTCAAAGGCCTGTCATACGTATTTAACGCCTATCTATTTTATTTGAAGGCATTTAAGCCATCTCCAAAGGTCTTTCGACTATCTTTTGAGGCCTTCGATAACATGAGTCcaggatggtggggatgccCCATTTGTGGTTGGCGCATCTACGTTGAACGAAACCAG
The sequence above is a segment of the Podospora pseudoanserina strain CBS 124.78 chromosome 5, whole genome shotgun sequence genome. Coding sequences within it:
- a CDS encoding hypothetical protein (EggNog:ENOG503NXJW; COG:Q) produces the protein MTFSDPIWTKQETPVWIKLNKAEYLKACVKEGLRLFFGALRGSARRNLVAPIVYKDWVIPFGTPVGMSAWMLNTDPEVYPDPLAFRPERWLPGNHKPEMDRNFASLGRGSRTCLGIHLVYVFMRHLLVAMFGPGDRPELTLYETEESDVATTVSGLSGLAKRGARGLRVVVEWMSAC
- a CDS encoding hypothetical protein (EggNog:ENOG503NXJW; COG:Q), with amino-acid sequence MEDLFTVVSADPMAAVSFDDAVDLTETDELQLRGSIYSALQTVARVSAWLNHFSWVTGLINAIPTTLLLRLAPAMATNNRLYLLVKKQFDSSRAARISTSKTTVTTSDDELTDELLSPDTKLIAHLLNSNLPPHERTPERVCAELLTIFMATIFNIPRVMMVTTYHILANSDIK
- the PRA1 gene encoding Prenylated Rab acceptor protein 1 (EggNog:ENOG503NVTQ; COG:S), which translates into the protein MRSSTLLTLLTAAAAVSASPLGRQEITTTTTTIISNTGSSSTTPAFPIHSSCNSTLSHQLTRAFDETVTLASVARDHLLEHGQSSPFVKKYFGPNSTTIAPLGVLSRVASAARGKMLFRCDDPDRNCATQEGWAGHWRGSNATQETVICDLSFAPGKRRWLDQVCGLGYTVKEGATNLFWATDLLHRTFHVPQVTEDAVHHYADGWDEVLGMAEGGDERSGFDSDALIYFAVDVYAYEVAEPGRGCGGYEMGN
- a CDS encoding hypothetical protein (EggNog:ENOG503NXJW; COG:Q); its protein translation is MLEQLSGLMEAAPPLPVVVLACLGVYLSGVSLSRLYLSPLSRFPGPNLAALTGWYEFYYDIIKDGQFCLKVQKLHEEYGPIIRINPLELHASDPVLFSQIYSSGVKHRIEKYAWSQQGLRLIDNSHILTESHELHKLRRKPLATFFSSRNTDNMEPIIWQISQ